Proteins co-encoded in one Streptomyces sp. NBC_01283 genomic window:
- a CDS encoding amidohydrolase family protein yields MIETPSLVDQYCHGVLRTELGLGTFEAHLGRGEGPPAPGTTFFDTQTGFAVRRWCPPLLGLEPHCPPARYLARRRDLGVLEAGRRLLRGSGITTYLVDTGLPGDLTGPGEMASAGDAEAHEIVRLELLAEQVADTSGTVDSFLANLAESVHAAAANAVAFTSVAGVRRSLALAPEPPGPGEVRGAAGRWLARRQVGGALQDPVLLRHLLWIAVASGRPLQLHAGAGDPQGYFGGFARATAGLGTDLVLLHGYPYHRNAADLAALFPHVYADLGPALVRTGARAAAVLAEILELAPFGKLLFSSGAHGLPELHVVGARLFGEAVGRVLGGWVAEGAWSLPDAQRVAGLIAAGNARRVYGLSQDD; encoded by the coding sequence ATGATCGAAACGCCGTCCCTGGTGGACCAGTACTGCCACGGAGTGCTGCGTACGGAGCTGGGCCTCGGCACCTTCGAGGCCCACCTCGGCCGCGGCGAGGGCCCGCCCGCGCCCGGCACCACCTTCTTCGACACCCAGACGGGCTTCGCCGTACGCCGCTGGTGCCCGCCGCTGCTCGGCCTCGAACCGCACTGCCCGCCCGCCCGCTATCTCGCCCGCCGACGCGACCTGGGCGTCCTCGAAGCGGGGCGGCGGCTGCTGCGGGGGAGCGGCATCACGACGTATCTCGTGGACACGGGGCTGCCCGGCGATCTGACCGGCCCCGGCGAGATGGCGTCCGCTGGTGACGCCGAGGCCCACGAGATCGTCCGCCTGGAATTACTGGCCGAACAGGTGGCCGACACCTCGGGAACCGTCGACTCGTTCCTCGCCAATCTCGCCGAGTCCGTGCACGCCGCCGCCGCGAACGCCGTCGCCTTCACCTCGGTCGCGGGCGTCCGGCGCAGCCTCGCGCTGGCCCCCGAACCGCCGGGACCCGGCGAGGTGCGGGGAGCGGCGGGCCGCTGGCTCGCCCGGCGGCAGGTGGGCGGGGCGCTCCAGGACCCCGTGCTGCTCAGGCATCTGCTGTGGATCGCCGTCGCGTCGGGGCGTCCGTTGCAGCTGCACGCGGGGGCCGGCGACCCGCAGGGATACTTCGGCGGTTTCGCGCGGGCGACCGCGGGGCTCGGCACCGATCTGGTCCTGCTGCACGGCTACCCGTACCACCGCAACGCCGCGGACCTCGCGGCCCTCTTCCCGCACGTGTACGCCGATCTGGGCCCCGCCCTGGTGCGCACGGGGGCCCGCGCGGCCGCCGTGCTCGCGGAGATCCTGGAGCTCGCGCCCTTCGGCAAGCTGCTGTTCTCCAGCGGCGCGCACGGGCTTCCCGAACTGCACGTGGTGGGCGCACGGCTCTTCGGGGAGGCGGTGGGGCGCGTGCTCGGCGGGTGGGTCGCGGAGGGGGCCTGGTCGCTGCCGGACGCGCAGCGGGTGGCGGGGCTCATCGCGGCGGGCAACGCCCGCCGCGTGTACGGGCTGTCGCAGGACGACTGA
- the tal gene encoding transaldolase: MTDALKRLSDEGVAIWLDDLSRKRITSGNLAELIDQSHVVGVTTNPSIFQKAISSGDGYEQQVSDLAARGVTVEEAIRMITTADVRDAADILRPVFDATGGQDGRVSIEVDPRLAHNTKSTVAEAKQLAWLVDRPNTLIKIPATKAGLPAITEVIGKGISVNVTLIFSLERYREVMDAYLAGLEKAKAAGLDLSKIHSVASFFVSRVDTEIDKRLDGIGTDEAKALKGKAALANARLAYEAYEEVFSSDRWAALDKAQGNKQRPLWASTGVKDPAYKDTLYVDDLVAPNTVNTMPEATLEAAADHGQITGNTIAGTYDTARGEIEAVEKLGISYDDVVQLLEDEGVEKFEASWNDLLKSTEAELKRLTPSEG; the protein is encoded by the coding sequence ATGACAGACGCACTCAAGCGCCTTTCCGACGAAGGCGTCGCGATCTGGCTGGACGACCTGTCGCGCAAGCGGATCACGTCCGGCAACCTCGCCGAGCTGATCGACCAGAGTCACGTCGTGGGCGTCACGACGAACCCGTCGATCTTCCAGAAGGCGATCAGCAGCGGTGACGGCTACGAGCAGCAGGTCTCGGACCTCGCCGCCCGCGGTGTCACCGTCGAAGAGGCCATCCGCATGATCACGACGGCGGACGTCCGTGACGCCGCCGACATCCTGCGCCCGGTCTTCGACGCGACGGGCGGCCAGGACGGCCGCGTGTCGATCGAGGTCGACCCGCGCCTGGCGCACAACACGAAGTCGACGGTCGCCGAGGCCAAGCAGCTCGCCTGGCTGGTGGACCGCCCGAACACGCTCATCAAGATCCCGGCGACGAAGGCGGGCCTGCCCGCGATCACCGAGGTCATCGGCAAGGGCATCAGCGTGAACGTGACGCTGATCTTCTCGCTGGAGCGCTACCGCGAGGTCATGGACGCGTACCTGGCGGGCCTGGAGAAGGCGAAGGCCGCCGGCCTGGACCTCTCCAAGATCCACTCGGTGGCGTCCTTCTTCGTGTCCCGCGTGGACACCGAGATCGACAAGCGCCTGGACGGCATCGGCACGGACGAGGCCAAGGCCCTCAAGGGCAAGGCCGCCCTCGCCAACGCCCGTCTGGCGTACGAGGCGTACGAAGAGGTCTTCTCGTCCGACCGCTGGGCCGCGCTCGACAAGGCGCAGGGCAACAAGCAGCGTCCGCTGTGGGCCTCGACCGGCGTCAAGGACCCGGCGTACAAGGACACCCTGTACGTCGACGACCTGGTCGCGCCGAACACGGTGAACACGATGCCGGAGGCGACCCTGGAGGCCGCCGCCGACCACGGTCAGATCACCGGCAACACCATCGCGGGGACGTACGACACCGCGCGCGGCGAGATCGAGGCCGTCGAGAAGCTCGGCATCAGCTACGACGACGTGGTGCAGCTGCTCGAGGACGAGGGCGTCGAGAAGTTCGAGGCGTCCTGGAACGACCTGCTCAAGTCCACCGAGGCGGAGCTCAAGCGCCTCACCCCTTCGGAGGGCTGA
- the zwf gene encoding glucose-6-phosphate dehydrogenase, with product MTTLSSSNPLRDAADRRLPRIAGPSGLVIFGVTGDLSRKKLMPAVYDLANRGLLPPGFSLIGFARRDWEDEDFAQVVHDAVKQHSRTPFREEVWQQLIQGMRFVQGNFDDDAAFEQLKATIQDLDKAQGTGGNFAFYLSVPPKFFPQVVQQLKKHELADAPQGSWRRAVIEKPFGHDLTSAKELNSIVHEVFAPDQVFRIDHYLGKETVQNILALRFANQMFEPIWNRSYVDHIQITMAEDIGIGGRAGYYDGIGAARDVIQNHLLQLMALTAMEEPASFDANALVAEKAKVLGAVRLPKDLGESTVRGQYAAGWQGGEKAVGYLQEEGIDPKSKTDTYAAIKLEVDNRRWAGVPFYLRTGKRLGRRVTEIAVVFQRAPHSPFDHTATEELGQNAIVIRVQPDEGITVRFGSKVPGTSMEIRDVSMDFAYGESFTESSPEAYERLILDVLLGDANLFPRTEEVELSWNILDPIEEYWDKHGKPAQYPSGTWGPSEADEMLARDGRSWRRP from the coding sequence CTGACCACCTTGTCAAGCAGCAATCCGCTGCGTGACGCCGCAGACCGACGGCTCCCGCGTATCGCGGGGCCGTCGGGCCTGGTCATCTTTGGCGTCACGGGCGATTTGTCCCGTAAAAAGCTGATGCCCGCTGTGTATGACCTCGCCAACCGAGGTCTGTTGCCGCCGGGCTTCTCGCTCATCGGCTTCGCGCGTCGCGACTGGGAGGACGAGGACTTCGCCCAGGTCGTCCACGACGCGGTCAAGCAGCACTCGCGCACGCCGTTCCGCGAGGAGGTCTGGCAGCAGCTCATCCAGGGGATGCGCTTCGTCCAGGGCAACTTCGACGACGACGCCGCGTTCGAGCAGCTCAAGGCCACCATCCAGGACCTCGACAAGGCACAGGGCACGGGCGGCAACTTCGCCTTCTACCTGTCGGTGCCCCCGAAGTTCTTCCCGCAGGTCGTCCAGCAGCTCAAGAAGCACGAGCTGGCGGACGCCCCGCAGGGCTCCTGGCGCCGCGCGGTCATCGAGAAGCCCTTCGGACACGACCTGACGTCGGCCAAGGAGCTCAACTCGATCGTGCACGAGGTGTTCGCCCCGGACCAGGTGTTCCGGATCGACCACTACCTCGGCAAGGAGACCGTCCAGAACATCCTGGCGCTCCGCTTCGCCAACCAGATGTTCGAGCCGATCTGGAACCGGTCGTACGTGGACCACATCCAGATCACGATGGCCGAGGACATCGGCATCGGCGGCCGGGCCGGGTACTACGACGGCATCGGCGCCGCCCGTGACGTCATCCAGAACCACCTGCTCCAGCTGATGGCGCTGACCGCGATGGAGGAGCCCGCCTCCTTCGACGCGAACGCGCTGGTGGCCGAGAAGGCGAAGGTCCTGGGTGCCGTGCGGCTGCCCAAGGACCTCGGCGAGAGCACGGTCCGCGGTCAGTACGCCGCGGGGTGGCAGGGCGGCGAGAAGGCCGTCGGCTACCTCCAGGAAGAGGGCATCGACCCCAAGTCGAAGACCGACACCTACGCGGCCATCAAGCTGGAGGTGGACAACCGCCGCTGGGCGGGCGTCCCCTTCTACCTCCGCACCGGCAAGCGCCTTGGCCGCCGCGTCACCGAGATCGCGGTCGTCTTCCAGCGCGCGCCCCACTCCCCCTTCGACCACACGGCGACGGAGGAGCTGGGCCAGAACGCGATCGTCATCCGCGTCCAGCCCGACGAGGGCATCACGGTCCGGTTCGGCTCGAAGGTGCCCGGCACCTCGATGGAGATCCGCGACGTGTCGATGGACTTCGCCTACGGCGAGTCCTTCACCGAGTCCAGCCCGGAGGCGTACGAGCGCCTGATCCTGGACGTCCTGCTCGGCGACGCCAACCTCTTCCCGCGCACGGAGGAGGTCGAGCTCTCCTGGAACATCCTCGACCCGATCGAGGAGTACTGGGACAAGCACGGCAAGCCCGCGCAGTACCCGTCCGGGACCTGGGGCCCGTCCGAGGCGGACGAAATGCTCGCACGAGACGGACGGAGCTGGCGTCGCCCATGA
- a CDS encoding COX15/CtaA family protein has protein sequence MTRADAVSAVRNPLAFIAERWTPQQRTVQRAALISLAMTVCIVVTGGAVRLTGSGLGCPTWPKCTDESLTATHEMGFHGFIEFGNRMLTYVLCAAVGWAIITARSQKPMRRSLTRLGWIQFWLVMGNAVLGGIVVLVGLNPWTVAAHFLLSTALIAVAVTMWQRTREGDSEARPLVGKAVAQLVWFLVAASVLLIAVGTVVTGSGPHAGDSSEVPRMGFDWETVSKLHAVLAWIVVTLTFALWFVLKAVDAPKGPLHRTRDLFLILLAQGAIGYVQYFTDLPEVLVGLHMFGSCVVWIGVMRVLLSLRERPYTVADVPSQTGDSRLSTV, from the coding sequence GTGACCCGAGCCGACGCCGTCTCCGCCGTGCGCAATCCGCTCGCCTTCATCGCCGAACGCTGGACCCCGCAGCAGCGGACCGTGCAGCGCGCCGCCCTCATCTCGCTCGCGATGACGGTGTGCATCGTGGTCACCGGCGGCGCCGTCCGGCTGACCGGCTCGGGCCTCGGCTGCCCGACCTGGCCCAAGTGCACGGACGAGTCCCTGACGGCCACCCACGAGATGGGCTTCCACGGGTTCATCGAGTTCGGCAACCGCATGCTGACGTACGTGCTGTGCGCGGCCGTCGGCTGGGCGATCATCACGGCGCGCTCGCAGAAGCCGATGCGGCGCAGCCTGACCCGGCTCGGCTGGATCCAGTTCTGGCTGGTCATGGGCAACGCCGTGCTCGGCGGCATCGTGGTCCTCGTGGGCCTGAACCCGTGGACGGTCGCGGCGCACTTCCTGCTCTCCACCGCCCTGATCGCGGTCGCCGTCACGATGTGGCAGCGCACCCGCGAAGGTGACTCCGAGGCACGCCCGCTGGTCGGCAAGGCCGTGGCGCAGCTGGTGTGGTTCCTGGTCGCGGCGTCCGTGCTGCTCATCGCGGTCGGCACGGTCGTGACGGGCTCGGGGCCGCATGCCGGTGACTCCAGCGAGGTGCCGCGGATGGGCTTCGACTGGGAGACCGTCAGCAAGCTGCACGCCGTGCTCGCCTGGATCGTGGTGACGCTGACGTTCGCCCTGTGGTTCGTCCTCAAGGCCGTCGACGCCCCCAAGGGCCCGCTGCACCGCACCCGCGACCTGTTCCTGATCCTGCTCGCCCAGGGTGCGATCGGCTACGTCCAGTACTTCACGGACCTGCCCGAGGTCCTGGTCGGCCTGCACATGTTCGGCTCCTGCGTGGTCTGGATCGGCGTGATGCGCGTGCTGCTCTCGCTGCGCGAACGGCCGTACACCGTCGCCGACGTGCCCTCCCAGACCGGCGACTCGCGGCTTTCGACCGTCTGA
- a CDS encoding heme o synthase, whose product MCVTAVESRPAGAIGTSSSPSHRPLGARVMAFVALTKPRIIELLLITTVPVMFLAEQGVPDLWLVFVTCLGGYLSAGGANALNMYIDRDIDALMDRTSQRPLVTGMVSPRECLAFGIALAIASTLLFGLVVNWLSAWLALGALLFYVVVYTMILKRRTSQNIVWGGIAGCMPVLIGWSSVTNSLSWAPVILFLVMFFWTPPHYWPLSMKVKDDYARVGVPMLPVVASNKVVARQIVLYSWVMVAVSLLLQPLGYTGWFYTVVAFVTGGWWLWEAHGLQNRAKAEVTGGKLKEMRLFHWSITYVSLLFVAVAVDPFLR is encoded by the coding sequence GTGTGCGTGACGGCCGTTGAATCCCGTCCAGCGGGAGCAATTGGGACGAGCTCTAGCCCAAGCCACCGGCCGCTCGGGGCCCGTGTCATGGCGTTCGTGGCGCTGACCAAGCCGCGAATCATCGAACTCCTCCTGATCACCACCGTTCCGGTGATGTTCCTCGCCGAGCAGGGGGTGCCCGACCTGTGGCTGGTCTTCGTGACCTGCCTGGGCGGTTACCTCTCCGCGGGCGGCGCGAACGCGCTCAACATGTACATCGACCGTGACATCGACGCCCTGATGGACCGTACGTCCCAGCGGCCCCTGGTCACGGGAATGGTGAGCCCCCGGGAGTGCCTCGCGTTCGGCATCGCGCTCGCGATCGCCTCGACGCTGCTGTTCGGCCTCGTCGTCAACTGGCTGTCCGCGTGGCTCGCCCTGGGCGCACTGCTCTTCTACGTGGTCGTCTACACGATGATCCTGAAGCGCCGCACCTCGCAGAACATCGTCTGGGGCGGCATCGCGGGCTGCATGCCGGTGCTCATCGGCTGGTCCTCGGTGACCAACTCCCTGTCGTGGGCCCCGGTCATCCTCTTCCTCGTCATGTTCTTCTGGACGCCGCCGCACTACTGGCCGCTGTCCATGAAGGTCAAGGACGACTACGCCCGCGTGGGCGTGCCGATGCTGCCGGTCGTGGCGTCGAACAAGGTGGTCGCCCGCCAGATCGTCCTCTACAGCTGGGTGATGGTCGCCGTCTCGCTGCTGCTGCAGCCCCTCGGCTACACCGGCTGGTTCTACACCGTGGTCGCCTTCGTGACCGGCGGCTGGTGGCTGTGGGAGGCGCACGGCCTCCAGAACCGCGCCAAGGCGGAGGTCACGGGCGGCAAGCTCAAGGAGATGCGGCTCTTCCACTGGTCGATCACCTACGTCTCGCTGCTGTTCGTGGCGGTCGCGGTCGACCCCTTCCTGCGCTGA
- the opcA gene encoding glucose-6-phosphate dehydrogenase assembly protein OpcA, with protein sequence MKIDLTDTTSSKINKALVKGRRAIGTPAVGMVLTLVIVTDEENAYDALKAANEASREHPSRTLVVIKRAARSPRDRTTSRLDAEVRVGVEAGTGETVVLRLYGEVINHAQSVVLPLLLPDAPVVVWWPVNAPLNPAKDPLGALAQRRVTDTYAAEQPIHELTARADAYHPGDTDLSWTRITPWRSMLAAALDQIHCKVTSVEVEGEEFNPSCELLAMWLADRLSVPVKRSLSAGPGLTGVRMDTDCGPIVLGRADGSLATLSIQGQPDRAVALKRRETAELIAEELRRLDPDDTYASALKFGVDRLGEPAEETTVPAVEEPAEAAKKTAPAKKTPAKKAATK encoded by the coding sequence ATGAAGATCGACCTTACGGACACCACGTCCAGCAAGATCAACAAGGCGCTCGTGAAGGGGCGCAGGGCGATCGGCACCCCGGCCGTCGGCATGGTGCTCACCCTCGTCATCGTGACCGACGAGGAGAACGCCTACGACGCCCTGAAGGCCGCCAACGAGGCGTCGCGCGAGCACCCCTCGCGCACCCTGGTCGTCATCAAGCGCGCCGCGCGCTCGCCCCGTGACCGCACGACGTCGCGTCTGGACGCCGAGGTACGGGTCGGCGTCGAGGCGGGCACCGGCGAGACGGTCGTCCTGCGGCTGTACGGCGAGGTCATCAACCACGCCCAGTCGGTCGTCCTGCCGCTGCTGCTTCCCGACGCCCCCGTGGTCGTGTGGTGGCCGGTCAACGCGCCGCTCAACCCGGCCAAGGACCCGCTGGGCGCCCTCGCTCAGCGCCGCGTCACGGACACGTACGCCGCCGAGCAGCCGATCCACGAGCTGACCGCGCGCGCCGACGCCTACCACCCCGGCGACACGGACCTCTCCTGGACCCGGATCACCCCGTGGCGCTCGATGCTCGCGGCGGCCCTCGACCAGATCCACTGCAAGGTGACGTCGGTCGAGGTGGAGGGCGAGGAGTTCAACCCGAGCTGCGAGCTGCTCGCCATGTGGCTCGCGGACCGGCTCTCCGTCCCCGTGAAGCGCTCGCTCTCCGCGGGCCCCGGCCTCACCGGCGTACGCATGGACACCGACTGCGGTCCCATCGTGCTCGGCCGGGCCGACGGCTCGCTCGCCACGCTCTCCATCCAGGGGCAGCCCGACCGTGCGGTGGCGCTCAAGCGCCGCGAGACGGCCGAGCTGATCGCCGAGGAGCTGCGCCGTCTCGACCCGGACGACACCTACGCGTCCGCGCTGAAGTTCGGCGTGGACCGTCTTGGCGAGCCCGCCGAGGAGACCACGGTTCCCGCGGTGGAGGAGCCCGCCGAGGCGGCGAAGAAGACCGCCCCAGCGAAGAAGACCCCGGCCAAGAAGGCGGCGACGAAGTGA
- a CDS encoding glycosyltransferase family 4 protein — protein MESHLWDYSRLLAQQGNRVTVLTGTPGAESPGQPGVEVLTHPALDLARIDPDPDDRRALTAWFAEVLGKRGIRLVHGHNLHHFSEAPAKALEAVRKPLGLVLCHTYHSIWRDSEGRRSGLAWPEWQGHYAVSEFLRTACAEVLGVDATRTYLGIDTAPYAHVPALDVEPGPGTVLLPARLIPDKGALLAVRALERVIEQRMCEFRPRLVLTDTRHVVDFHGEKIGFREKVEKEILMRGLVDDVEFVEAGVDQMPELYAKSTVVVYPSLFQEPMGLAPLEAMCAARPVVVTRIGGLDESVDNDGVIGYLVPDRDERQLAARLAELLNNRESGRLMGMRGRAHVREHFDLREIYLERMQDRYRALLAGSADVSADVDAFDVKAPAVR, from the coding sequence GTGGAATCCCACCTCTGGGACTATTCGCGGCTGTTGGCGCAGCAGGGGAACCGGGTCACTGTCCTCACCGGGACGCCCGGCGCGGAGTCGCCCGGTCAACCCGGCGTGGAGGTGCTCACCCACCCCGCGCTCGACCTGGCCAGGATCGACCCCGACCCCGACGACCGGCGGGCGCTGACCGCGTGGTTCGCCGAGGTGCTGGGCAAGCGGGGCATTCGGCTGGTGCACGGCCACAACCTGCACCATTTCAGCGAGGCGCCGGCCAAGGCGCTCGAGGCCGTGCGCAAGCCGCTCGGGCTCGTGCTCTGCCATACGTACCACAGCATCTGGAGGGATTCGGAGGGGCGTCGCTCAGGGCTCGCGTGGCCGGAGTGGCAGGGGCACTATGCGGTCTCCGAGTTCCTTCGGACAGCCTGCGCCGAGGTACTCGGCGTGGACGCCACACGCACCTATCTGGGTATTGACACTGCGCCCTACGCGCATGTTCCTGCCCTCGACGTCGAGCCGGGGCCCGGCACCGTACTGCTGCCCGCCCGGCTGATTCCGGACAAAGGGGCGCTGCTCGCGGTGCGCGCACTCGAACGGGTCATCGAGCAGCGGATGTGTGAATTCCGGCCGAGGCTCGTGCTGACGGACACCCGTCATGTGGTCGATTTCCACGGGGAGAAGATCGGGTTCAGGGAGAAGGTAGAAAAAGAGATCCTCATGCGCGGACTCGTCGACGACGTGGAATTCGTGGAGGCCGGCGTCGATCAAATGCCGGAGCTTTACGCGAAGTCCACTGTTGTCGTCTACCCCTCCCTCTTCCAGGAACCGATGGGACTCGCACCGCTGGAGGCGATGTGCGCCGCGCGGCCCGTGGTGGTGACGCGAATCGGCGGACTCGACGAAAGCGTCGACAACGACGGAGTGATCGGTTATCTCGTGCCCGATCGGGACGAGAGGCAACTCGCCGCGCGCCTCGCCGAGCTGCTGAACAACAGGGAGTCGGGGCGACTGATGGGGATGCGGGGGAGGGCCCACGTCAGGGAGCACTTCGATCTGCGCGAGATCTATCTGGAGCGGATGCAGGACAGATACCGTGCGTTGCTCGCCGGGTCCGCCGACGTCTCAGCCGACGTCGACGCCTTCGACGTCAAGGCCCCAGCCGTCCGGTAG
- the tkt gene encoding transketolase has product MSTKPTTTDLEWTELDQRAVDTARVLAMDSVQKVGNGHPGTAMSLAPAAYTLFQKVMRHDPADAEWTGRDRFVLSAGHSSLTLYIQLYLAGFGLELDDLKAFRTWGSKTPGHPEYGHTTGVETTTGPLGQGVANAVGMAMAARYERGLFDPDTAAGESPFDHHIFAIAGDGCLQEGISGEASSLAGHQKLGNLVLLWDDNHISIEGDTETAVSEDTMKRYEAYGWHVQRVEPKEDGDLDPAALYEAILAAKAVTDKPSFIAMRSIIAWPAPNAQNTEAAHGSALGDEEVAATKRVLGFDPEQTFEVSDEVLAHTRAALDRGRDAKAEWEKGFAAWRTANSARAAEFDRVAAGELPAGWEEKLPVFETGKGVATRAASGKVLQALGAVIPELWGGSADLAGSNNTTIDKTSSFLPTGNPLPGANPYGRTIHFGIREHSMAAEMNGIALHGNTRIFGGTFLVFSDYMRNAVRLSALMHLPVTYVWTHDSIGLGEDGPTHQPVEHLASLRAIPGLNVVRPADANETAVVWREILKRYTKEFGKGAPHGLALTRQGVPTYDREVTEGAVKGGYVLFEADGGTPEVVLIGTGSEVQLAVEAREQLQAAGVPTRVVSMPCVEWFEAQDQGYRDSVLPPSVKARVAVEAGIGLTWHRFVGDAGRIVSLEHFGASADGKVLFREFGFTADHVAAAARESIDAAQR; this is encoded by the coding sequence GTGAGCACCAAGCCGACCACCACAGACCTCGAGTGGACCGAACTGGACCAGCGGGCTGTTGATACTGCCCGCGTCCTGGCCATGGACTCCGTACAGAAGGTCGGCAACGGCCATCCTGGTACGGCCATGAGCCTCGCGCCCGCCGCGTACACCCTCTTCCAGAAGGTGATGCGGCACGACCCCGCTGACGCCGAGTGGACCGGGCGCGACCGGTTCGTTCTCTCCGCGGGCCACTCGTCCCTGACCCTCTACATCCAGCTCTACCTGGCCGGCTTCGGCCTGGAGCTCGATGACCTGAAGGCCTTCCGCACCTGGGGCTCGAAGACCCCCGGCCACCCGGAGTACGGGCACACCACGGGCGTGGAGACGACGACGGGCCCCCTGGGCCAGGGCGTCGCCAACGCCGTGGGCATGGCGATGGCCGCCCGTTACGAGCGCGGCCTGTTCGACCCGGACACCGCTGCCGGCGAGTCGCCGTTCGACCACCACATCTTCGCGATCGCCGGTGACGGCTGCCTCCAGGAGGGCATCTCCGGCGAGGCGTCGTCGCTGGCCGGGCACCAGAAGCTCGGCAACCTCGTGCTGCTGTGGGACGACAACCACATCTCCATCGAGGGCGACACGGAGACCGCGGTGTCCGAGGACACCATGAAGCGGTACGAGGCCTACGGCTGGCACGTCCAGCGCGTGGAGCCCAAGGAGGACGGCGACCTCGACCCCGCCGCCCTCTACGAGGCGATCCTGGCCGCGAAGGCCGTGACGGACAAGCCGTCCTTCATCGCGATGCGCTCGATCATCGCCTGGCCCGCCCCGAACGCGCAGAACACCGAGGCCGCGCACGGCTCGGCGCTCGGCGACGAAGAGGTCGCGGCCACCAAGCGTGTCCTCGGCTTCGACCCGGAGCAGACCTTCGAGGTCTCGGACGAGGTCCTCGCGCACACCCGTGCGGCGCTGGACCGCGGCCGTGACGCCAAGGCCGAGTGGGAGAAGGGCTTCGCCGCCTGGCGCACCGCGAACTCCGCGCGTGCCGCCGAGTTCGACCGCGTCGCCGCGGGCGAGCTGCCCGCCGGCTGGGAGGAGAAGCTCCCGGTCTTCGAGACGGGCAAGGGTGTCGCGACGCGTGCCGCGTCCGGCAAGGTCCTGCAGGCGCTCGGCGCGGTGATCCCCGAGCTGTGGGGCGGCTCCGCCGACCTCGCGGGCTCGAACAACACCACGATCGACAAGACGTCGTCGTTCCTCCCCACGGGCAACCCGCTGCCGGGGGCGAACCCGTACGGCCGCACGATCCACTTCGGCATCCGCGAGCACTCCATGGCCGCGGAGATGAACGGCATCGCGCTGCACGGCAACACCCGCATCTTCGGCGGCACCTTCCTGGTGTTCTCCGACTACATGCGCAACGCCGTCCGTCTCTCCGCGCTGATGCACCTCCCGGTGACGTACGTGTGGACGCACGACTCCATCGGTCTCGGCGAGGACGGCCCGACGCACCAGCCGGTCGAGCACCTGGCCTCGCTGCGTGCCATCCCGGGCCTGAACGTCGTCCGCCCGGCGGACGCGAACGAGACCGCGGTCGTGTGGCGCGAGATCCTCAAGCGCTACACGAAGGAGTTCGGCAAGGGTGCCCCGCACGGCCTCGCGCTGACCCGTCAGGGCGTGCCGACGTACGACCGCGAGGTCACCGAGGGCGCCGTCAAGGGCGGCTACGTCCTCTTCGAGGCCGACGGCGGCACCCCCGAGGTCGTCCTCATCGGCACCGGCTCCGAGGTGCAGCTCGCCGTCGAGGCGCGCGAGCAGCTCCAGGCCGCGGGCGTGCCCACGCGGGTCGTCTCGATGCCGTGCGTCGAGTGGTTCGAGGCGCAGGACCAGGGGTACCGCGACAGCGTCCTTCCGCCGTCCGTCAAGGCGCGCGTGGCGGTCGAGGCGGGCATCGGCCTGACCTGGCACCGCTTCGTGGGTGACGCCGGCCGCATCGTCTCGCTGGAGCACTTCGGTGCCTCGGCCGACGGCAAGGTGCTCTTCCGCGAGTTCGGTTTCACCGCCGACCACGTGGCCGCAGCCGCCCGGGAATCGATCGACGCCGCTCAGCGCTGA